A genomic region of Lytechinus pictus isolate F3 Inbred chromosome 2, Lp3.0, whole genome shotgun sequence contains the following coding sequences:
- the LOC129254760 gene encoding transcription elongation factor SPT4-A-like, translating into MDVVPTGMRGLRACLVCSLVKTADQFETDGCDNCAEFLQMKNNREMVFDCTSPTFDGLISLMSPEDSWVAKWQRINRCVKGCYAVSVTGELPKGMKQELKSRGVIYKSRDTSVKS; encoded by the exons ATGGATGTTGTACCAACTGGAATGCGAGGCCTTAGGGCGTGTCTAGTTTGCTCTCTTGTAAAG ACTGCTGACCAATTTGAGACTGATGGATGTGACAACTGTGCAGAGTTCTTACAGATGAAAAACAATAGGGAAATGGTATTCGATTGCACAAGTCCAACATTTGATGG TCTGATTTCTTTGATGAGTCCTGAAGATAGCTGGGTAGCCAAGTGGCAGAGGATAA ATCGTTGTGTCAAAGGATGTTATGCGGTATCTGTAACGGGGGAGCTACCCAAAGGCATGAAGCAAGAGCTGAAAAGCAGAGGAGTCATCTACAAGTCAAGAGATACGAGTGTCAAATCATGA
- the LOC129275097 gene encoding spermatogenesis-associated protein 22-like: MHQPGMYQQAVLPPTMHQSSTHQPGTSKATKSHVVAASPRQRPDPSHSHTGSLRGSAPSPFRMPSTSLMPQRQSQPGTAAWEMRNPESAGNSVDKSMKMLTVSIEELRYWTSSRDIQGLLFFELFGILNSAVCSNETGLAKKFTLKDGNHTLLCIFYETDRPLGSLTRGQCLRSVGNILPKEGIFRCVSVRPATLPEQKIMRSAVAACDRGVRQRLSATGVEP; encoded by the exons ATGCATCAGCCTGGGATGTATCAGCAGGCTGTGCTCCCACCCACAATGCACCAGTCATCCACACACCAACCTGGTACAAGCAAGGCAACAAAGAGCCATGTGGTTGCTGCTTCACCAAGACAGAGGCCTGATCCTTCACATAGTCACACAGGCAGCTTAAGGGGAAGTGCCCCATCTCCATTCAGAATGCCATCTACATCACTGATGCCTCAAAGGCAGTCACAG CCTGGCACTGCAGCTTGGGAGATGAGGAATCCAGAGAGTGCAGGAAACTCTGTGGATAAATCTATGAAGATGTTGACTGTGTCCATTGAAGAGCTCAGGTACTGGACATCATCCAGAGACATCCAAGGACTACTCTTTTTTGAACTGTTTG gcATCCTAAACTCGGCAGTGTGTTCCAATGAAACAGGACTGGCAAAGAAATTCACATTGAAAGATGGCAATCATACCCTTCTGTGTATCTTCTATGAAACA GACCGTCCACTAGGATCTCTAACCAGAGGCCAATGCCTTCGTAGTGTTGGGAACATACTGCCCAAAGAGGGCATCTTTCGGTGCGTGTCTGTCCGTCCTGCAACACTCCCTGAACAGAAGATTATGAGAAGTGCTGTGGCTGCCTGCGACAGGGGAGTCAGACAGAGACTATCTGCCACAGGTGTAGAGCCATAA